A window of Ignavibacterium sp. contains these coding sequences:
- a CDS encoding PEP/pyruvate-binding domain-containing protein, which produces MKPRSAKIKELSLENVFSARIKKFQRLMRYKIREILLVSSIYDNYLFEEDGRLYELIREEYQNLNLSQAPEITHVTTGEEALELLASNEYSFDLIITTLHIEDMHVIKFAQMVRQSGNNVPIILLAYDNRERKDLVMNYDTSIFERIFIWSGDYRLLIGMIKLVEDRINIDNDTKNIGVQVIILVEDNVKFYSSYLPIIYTEIFKQSQRLLEEGVNITHKFLRMRARPKILLCTNYEEAWNYYEKYHEYILGIILDINFRHQGVKDPEAGIKFAQNVKAQQDDIPILLQSSDLKFKDRATSIGAAFLHKNSPRLLHDLRDFMLDNFGFGDFIFQTPEGKRVGRASNLDELEEALEKIPEESLAYHAQRNHFSKWLKARTEFWLAHKLRPRKVSDFPSVNDLRLHLINSIREYKKLQRRGVTIDFSKDSFDPKNTFARIGGGSLGGKARGLGFINTLITNYEISKKFDGVEISVPSAVVIGTEVFDQFLQMNNLESFAYQETDDLLITQKFIDAEKFPEDVLVRLYDFLELVNTPLAVRSSSLLEDSQFQPFAGVYETYMIPNSNPDIKVRLEELLQSIKSVYASTFHQRAKDYLKATSYRLEEEKMAVIVQKLVGSSHENRFYPDFAGVAKSYNFYPSHPQKSEDGIAHVALGLGKLVVEGGNSVRFCPKYPKHLLQFYSTKETLRNSQSYFYALDLKGTLSKKIESIEDTLVKSYNLEIAEKDGTLGNVASTYSPENNTIYDGISRDGIRVVTFAPILKHQIFPLPEILDLLLDLGAWGMGTPVEIEFAVNLNLPPGEPKEFAMLQMRPMVLSREIDELRIVDVKQEDLLCKSNHVLGNGAIDGIYDIVFVDKEKFDRSRSKEVAAEVSKFNHVLFNEKRPYILIGVGRWGSLDPWLGIPVTWDQICGASVIVESGFKDFQVAPSQGSHFFQNLTSFRVGYFTVNSLDNSDFIDWEWLKSQPAISELTFTKHLRFDKQIAVRINGHENRGIIVKPGVDISEK; this is translated from the coding sequence ATGAAACCAAGATCAGCAAAAATCAAAGAACTTAGTCTGGAAAATGTTTTCAGTGCACGCATCAAAAAATTTCAAAGATTGATGCGTTATAAAATTCGTGAGATACTTCTTGTTTCAAGCATTTATGATAATTACCTGTTCGAAGAAGATGGAAGACTTTACGAACTGATAAGAGAAGAATATCAGAATCTGAATTTAAGTCAGGCACCGGAAATAACTCATGTAACAACAGGCGAAGAAGCTCTTGAGCTGTTAGCTTCTAATGAATATTCCTTCGATTTGATTATTACAACGCTTCATATTGAAGATATGCATGTTATAAAGTTTGCACAGATGGTTAGACAATCCGGCAACAATGTTCCTATTATTCTTCTCGCATACGATAACCGTGAGAGAAAAGATCTTGTAATGAATTATGATACTTCGATCTTCGAGAGAATTTTTATCTGGAGCGGCGATTACAGATTGCTAATCGGAATGATAAAACTTGTTGAAGACAGAATAAACATTGATAATGATACTAAAAATATTGGTGTGCAGGTAATCATTCTTGTTGAGGATAATGTAAAATTTTATTCTTCATACCTTCCAATTATTTACACTGAAATTTTCAAACAGTCACAAAGGTTGCTGGAAGAAGGTGTAAACATTACTCACAAATTTTTACGAATGCGTGCAAGACCGAAAATTCTTCTTTGCACCAATTATGAAGAAGCATGGAATTATTATGAAAAATATCATGAATATATTCTTGGGATTATTCTCGATATTAATTTCAGACATCAGGGAGTAAAAGACCCTGAAGCAGGAATTAAGTTCGCTCAGAATGTAAAAGCACAACAAGATGATATACCGATTTTACTTCAGTCAAGTGATTTGAAATTTAAAGACCGCGCAACAAGCATCGGTGCTGCATTCCTTCATAAAAATTCTCCAAGATTGCTACATGACTTGCGTGACTTTATGCTCGATAATTTTGGTTTTGGTGATTTTATTTTTCAAACTCCCGAAGGAAAAAGAGTTGGCAGAGCATCAAATCTGGATGAGTTGGAAGAAGCACTCGAAAAAATTCCGGAAGAATCATTAGCATATCATGCTCAACGAAATCATTTTTCCAAATGGTTAAAAGCGAGAACTGAGTTTTGGCTTGCTCATAAATTAAGACCAAGAAAAGTAAGCGACTTTCCATCTGTTAATGACTTAAGACTTCATCTGATAAATTCAATAAGAGAATATAAAAAACTCCAGAGACGCGGTGTAACAATAGATTTTTCAAAAGATAGTTTTGATCCCAAAAATACTTTTGCAAGAATTGGTGGTGGCTCGCTTGGTGGAAAAGCAAGAGGGCTTGGATTTATTAATACACTTATAACCAATTACGAAATCTCTAAAAAGTTTGATGGTGTTGAAATTTCAGTTCCATCAGCCGTAGTAATTGGCACCGAGGTTTTCGATCAGTTTCTTCAGATGAACAACCTCGAATCATTTGCTTATCAGGAAACTGATGATTTACTGATTACTCAGAAATTTATTGATGCCGAAAAATTTCCGGAAGATGTTCTGGTAAGATTGTACGATTTTCTTGAATTGGTTAATACACCTCTGGCAGTTCGATCATCAAGCTTGCTTGAAGATTCTCAGTTTCAACCTTTTGCCGGTGTTTATGAAACTTATATGATTCCGAATAGTAATCCTGATATTAAAGTGAGACTTGAAGAATTACTTCAATCAATAAAATCAGTTTATGCATCAACTTTTCATCAGCGTGCAAAGGATTATCTGAAAGCAACTTCATATCGTCTTGAAGAAGAGAAAATGGCAGTGATCGTTCAGAAGCTTGTCGGCTCAAGTCATGAAAACAGATTTTATCCTGATTTTGCCGGTGTTGCAAAGTCTTATAATTTTTATCCATCTCATCCTCAGAAATCCGAGGATGGAATTGCACATGTTGCTTTGGGTTTAGGAAAATTAGTTGTTGAAGGTGGAAATTCTGTAAGATTCTGTCCGAAATATCCCAAACACTTACTACAATTTTATTCAACCAAAGAGACTTTGAGAAATTCGCAATCATATTTTTATGCGCTCGATCTCAAAGGTACGCTTTCAAAGAAAATTGAAAGCATCGAAGATACTTTAGTAAAAAGCTATAATCTTGAAATTGCCGAGAAAGATGGAACACTTGGAAATGTAGCTTCTACTTATTCTCCTGAAAACAATACTATCTATGATGGGATATCAAGAGATGGTATTCGTGTTGTAACTTTTGCGCCAATATTAAAACATCAGATTTTCCCTTTACCTGAAATATTAGATTTACTTCTTGATCTTGGTGCATGGGGAATGGGAACTCCCGTAGAGATTGAATTTGCTGTTAACCTCAATCTACCTCCTGGCGAACCAAAAGAATTTGCAATGCTGCAAATGCGTCCGATGGTTTTAAGTCGTGAAATTGATGAGCTCAGAATTGTTGATGTCAAACAGGAAGACCTTCTTTGTAAAAGCAATCATGTTTTGGGTAATGGAGCAATTGATGGAATTTATGATATCGTTTTTGTTGATAAGGAAAAATTTGATCGTTCGAGGAGTAAAGAAGTTGCTGCTGAGGTAAGTAAATTTAATCATGTGTTATTCAATGAAAAACGACCTTATATTCTAATCGGTGTTGGAAGATGGGGTTCACTTGATCCGTGGCTTGGAATCCCTGTTACCTGGGATCAGATTTGCGGAGCTTCAGTTATCGTTGAATCAGGATTTAAGGATTTTCAGGTTGCGCCATCACAAGGTTCACACTTCTTTCAGAATCTTACTTCATTCAGAGTTGGATACTTTACTGTTAACTCACTGGATAATTCCGATTTTATAGATTGGGAATGGCTTAAATCTCAACCAGCTATATCAGAACTGACTTTTACAAAACATCTTCGATTTGATAAACAAATTGCAGTAAGAATTAATGGTCACGAAAACCGGGGAATAATTGTTAAACCCGGCGTTGATATTTCGGAAAAATAA
- a CDS encoding HU family DNA-binding protein — protein sequence MAAKPMTKNQILDHLAKKTGVTKKLAGQFLDEFVSLAYKEAKKSFVIPGLGKLVVVNRKARMGRNPATGETMKIPAKRVLKFRIAKQAKDAVLK from the coding sequence ATGGCCGCAAAACCAATGACCAAAAATCAGATTCTTGATCATCTCGCAAAGAAAACCGGCGTTACAAAAAAATTAGCTGGTCAATTTCTTGATGAGTTCGTTTCTCTTGCTTACAAAGAAGCAAAGAAATCATTTGTTATTCCAGGTCTTGGAAAGCTCGTTGTTGTTAACAGAAAAGCAAGAATGGGAAGAAATCCTGCTACCGGTGAAACAATGAAGATTCCTGCAAAGAGAGTTTTGAAATTCAGAATTGCAAAACAAGCTAAAGATGCTGTTCTAAAATAG
- a CDS encoding TonB-dependent receptor plug domain-containing protein produces the protein MKLLTIITLISINSFAQVIDSLHLNQTVDDTTLIPDSTFIVQTDSVNILTIEELEQNNLFISRERIIKSNYRFAGDLLNEFPLSFQRDYGFVGYPNEVLLYGIGNPFVNWMSDGISLNDRFRNSFNLNLIQTEDIDSIEVLPLPRGFLYGSYMYPVTVNFITRDFIPKQPYSRIRYIQGPDREASVDANFHALVSKNFLFSFDITNRIKDSTFRNTEFSIWQIKTRLKYFLSNDINLIASYNYNDYKIGFNGGVDIDSISALTSDVNSILYDNFLAPVNNPNDELKTLQHFPKLSLLTNLFNWLKSDLHLYYRFSKVSQRDVLFDYTEEKILGLSFRNKLSVKNFDFNLFVDYENQKQSARIRDDRIFPAIDTYFLKDEFKVFSLGGILSAKLLQDKLNVSLFYKYSSVDKNFERGIIIDDSEIIISPFGYSVNPSNSGTGADVHYKLNDNFKFYLGGSFLDVYSTSSSAKESFLFQSGINFSNDFLNADLYYIINEYLVNSANYYHYYKQAEKTSALGFSLKAKYSFILLESQNALYNSPSGSELYFIPDFTSRTGLFYNDFLFDNNLDLKTGFIFTYIGEQNFSSVETRILKVPSVTRLDFTLAGEVRRAAIVYFIIENIFDKKYYITSYYPMPERNFRFGIAWEFLN, from the coding sequence ATGAAGCTGTTAACCATAATTACGCTTATCTCAATAAATTCTTTCGCTCAGGTAATTGATTCGCTTCATCTTAATCAAACAGTTGATGACACAACACTTATTCCCGATTCTACATTTATTGTTCAAACAGATTCAGTTAACATTTTAACAATTGAAGAACTTGAACAGAACAATCTTTTTATTTCTCGTGAAAGAATAATTAAAAGCAACTACAGATTTGCCGGCGACTTGCTGAACGAATTTCCTTTATCATTTCAAAGAGATTATGGCTTCGTTGGTTATCCGAATGAAGTATTATTATATGGTATCGGAAATCCATTTGTTAACTGGATGTCTGATGGAATTTCGCTTAACGACAGATTCCGCAATTCATTCAATCTTAATCTGATTCAAACAGAAGATATTGATTCGATTGAAGTTTTGCCATTGCCACGAGGATTTTTGTATGGCAGTTATATGTATCCTGTTACTGTCAATTTTATTACAAGAGATTTTATTCCTAAACAACCTTATTCAAGAATAAGATACATACAGGGACCAGACAGAGAAGCAAGTGTTGATGCAAATTTTCATGCTTTGGTTTCAAAAAATTTTTTATTTTCTTTTGACATAACAAACAGAATTAAAGACAGCACTTTTCGCAATACTGAATTCAGCATATGGCAAATTAAAACAAGATTGAAATACTTTCTTTCTAATGATATTAATCTCATTGCTTCGTATAATTATAACGATTATAAAATTGGTTTTAACGGTGGAGTTGATATAGATAGCATCTCAGCTTTAACATCTGATGTCAACTCAATTCTGTATGATAATTTTTTAGCTCCAGTGAATAATCCAAACGATGAATTAAAGACACTTCAACATTTTCCGAAATTGAGTTTACTAACGAATTTATTCAATTGGTTGAAATCAGATTTACATCTTTATTACAGATTTAGTAAAGTCTCCCAAAGAGATGTTTTGTTTGATTATACTGAAGAAAAAATTTTAGGATTATCTTTTAGGAATAAGTTATCGGTCAAGAATTTTGATTTTAATCTTTTTGTTGATTACGAGAATCAAAAACAATCAGCAAGAATAAGAGATGACAGAATTTTCCCTGCTATTGATACATATTTTTTAAAAGATGAGTTTAAAGTATTCTCTCTTGGCGGAATTCTTTCGGCAAAGTTACTGCAGGACAAACTAAATGTTAGCTTGTTCTATAAATACTCAAGTGTTGATAAGAATTTTGAAAGAGGAATAATTATTGACGATTCCGAGATTATCATATCTCCATTTGGTTATTCAGTAAATCCGAGTAACTCAGGCACTGGAGCAGATGTGCACTATAAGTTAAATGATAATTTTAAATTTTATTTAGGCGGTTCATTCCTTGATGTTTATTCAACTTCATCATCAGCTAAGGAATCTTTTCTTTTTCAATCCGGAATTAATTTCTCGAATGATTTTCTGAATGCAGATTTATACTATATCATAAACGAATATCTTGTTAACTCTGCAAATTACTACCACTACTACAAACAAGCGGAGAAAACAAGTGCTTTAGGATTTTCATTAAAAGCAAAGTACAGTTTTATTCTTCTTGAATCTCAGAACGCTTTGTACAATTCTCCTTCCGGAAGCGAATTATATTTCATTCCTGATTTTACCAGCAGAACAGGATTGTTCTATAATGATTTCTTATTTGATAATAATCTTGATCTTAAAACAGGATTCATTTTTACTTATATCGGAGAGCAAAATTTCAGTTCAGTTGAAACAAGAATTCTTAAAGTTCCATCTGTTACGAGATTGGATTTTACTTTAGCGGGAGAAGTAAGGAGAGCGGCAATAGTATATTTTATAATCGAAAATATTTTCGACAAGAAATACTACATTACATCTTACTATCCAATGCCTGAAAGAAATTTCAGATTTGGAATTGCCTGGGAATTCCTTAATTAG
- a CDS encoding LytTR family transcriptional regulator DNA-binding domain-containing protein — MKALIIDDERLARTELRRLLEPFKDIQIVGEAVNADDAAEKIAQLNPELLFLDIQMPGKSGFDLLEMLDKVPKVIFTTAYDEYALKAFEYNALDYLLKPIEPKRLEEAIRKIVEHEKKDVQVKSALPEILSAEDQVFVKDGDRCWFVKLERIRLFESEGNYVRLYFEDNKPLILRTLNYLDERLDPRSFFRANRKHIINLKWIESIEPWLNGGLLVKLKGGQKVEVSRRQAVKFKEMLSL, encoded by the coding sequence ATGAAAGCTTTAATTATTGACGATGAAAGACTCGCACGAACTGAATTAAGAAGACTGCTTGAACCTTTCAAGGATATTCAGATTGTTGGCGAAGCTGTTAATGCAGATGACGCTGCCGAGAAAATTGCACAACTGAATCCCGAGTTATTATTTCTTGATATTCAAATGCCGGGCAAAAGTGGTTTTGATTTACTTGAAATGCTGGATAAAGTACCGAAAGTTATTTTCACAACTGCTTATGATGAGTATGCACTAAAAGCTTTTGAATATAACGCGCTCGATTATCTGCTCAAACCAATTGAACCCAAACGACTTGAAGAAGCAATAAGAAAAATTGTTGAGCACGAGAAAAAAGATGTGCAGGTTAAATCTGCTTTGCCTGAAATTTTGTCAGCAGAAGATCAGGTGTTTGTGAAGGACGGAGATCGTTGTTGGTTTGTGAAACTTGAAAGAATAAGACTGTTTGAATCCGAAGGAAATTATGTAAGATTATATTTTGAAGATAACAAACCACTTATTCTCAGAACACTCAACTATCTCGATGAGCGATTAGATCCAAGGTCATTTTTCAGAGCAAACAGAAAACACATTATTAACCTTAAATGGATTGAAAGTATTGAACCATGGCTTAATGGAGGATTGTTAGTGAAACTTAAAGGCGGACAAAAAGTTGAGGTATCTCGCCGGCAAGCTGTTAAGTTCAAAGAAATGCTTAGTCTCTGA